One window of the Haloarcula halobia genome contains the following:
- a CDS encoding mandelate racemase family protein has product MAPEITGIESVEFSYPIEDVGTDQHGFNLVYEPGSVTERKLFGLKIHTDTGITGEYVGGNSPGAAQVNMFADYLLGKNPLEREHHWSEIKRALRKYDRMGIGPIDIALWDSAGKYYDAPIHELLGTYRTTFPAYASTYHGDENGGLDTPEAFADFAEECLEMGYGAFKIHGWGGSEGSRDLERELEAVHAVGERVGDEMDLMHDPACELETFADALKLGRALDEEGFFWYEDPYRDGGISQHGHRKLRQKLDTPILQTEHVRGLEPATDFVANEATDFLRADPEYDAGITGAMKRANVAEGFGLDVEFHAPGPAQRHCIAAIRNTNYYELALVHPDCPNTQPPVYEGDYSDMIDTVDENGMVEVPEGPGLGVDYDWDYIEENQTGSLHTYE; this is encoded by the coding sequence ATGGCGCCAGAGATTACCGGCATCGAGTCAGTAGAGTTCTCCTATCCTATCGAAGACGTGGGGACGGACCAGCACGGGTTCAACCTCGTCTACGAACCCGGTTCGGTGACCGAACGGAAACTGTTCGGTCTCAAGATACACACCGACACGGGCATCACCGGGGAGTACGTCGGCGGGAACTCGCCCGGAGCGGCCCAGGTCAACATGTTCGCGGACTACCTCCTCGGAAAGAACCCGCTCGAGCGGGAACACCACTGGTCGGAGATCAAGCGCGCCCTCCGGAAGTACGACCGGATGGGGATCGGCCCCATCGACATCGCGCTGTGGGACTCCGCCGGGAAGTACTACGACGCGCCCATCCACGAGCTGTTGGGCACGTACCGGACGACGTTCCCCGCGTACGCGTCGACCTACCACGGCGACGAGAACGGCGGCCTCGACACGCCCGAGGCCTTCGCCGACTTCGCCGAGGAGTGTCTCGAGATGGGCTACGGGGCGTTCAAGATCCACGGCTGGGGCGGGAGTGAGGGCTCGCGCGACCTAGAGCGTGAACTCGAGGCGGTCCACGCCGTCGGGGAGCGCGTCGGCGACGAGATGGACCTGATGCACGACCCGGCCTGCGAACTCGAGACGTTCGCCGACGCGCTGAAGCTCGGTCGCGCACTCGACGAGGAGGGCTTCTTCTGGTACGAGGACCCGTACCGGGACGGCGGCATCTCCCAGCACGGCCACCGCAAGCTCCGTCAGAAGCTCGATACCCCCATCCTCCAGACGGAACACGTCCGGGGGCTCGAACCGGCGACGGACTTCGTCGCCAACGAGGCAACGGACTTCCTCCGGGCGGACCCCGAGTACGACGCCGGCATCACCGGGGCGATGAAACGTGCCAACGTCGCGGAAGGGTTCGGCCTTGACGTCGAGTTCCACGCGCCCGGCCCCGCACAGCGGCACTGCATCGCGGCCATCCGGAACACCAACTACTACGAACTCGCCCTGGTGCACCCCGACTGTCCCAACACGCAACCGCCGGTCTACGAGGGCGACTACTCCGATATGATCGACACCGTCGACGAGAACGGCATGGTCGAGGTGCCCGAGGGCCCGGGACTGGGCGTCGACTACGACTGGGACTACATCGAGGAGAACCAGACGGGGAGTCTCCACACCTACGAGTGA
- a CDS encoding SDR family NAD(P)-dependent oxidoreductase yields MVGHTEYDYTGESAIVTGSTKGIGRGIAEGLADAGANVVVNGRDDQEVDAVADELDDRGGGSAVGVTADVGDPAAIERLVDSAVDAFGEIDLLVNNAATWPEEESLVESSLDQWNRTMDVNVRSQYYAAKLVAEHMIAEGIEGCIVNHTSQAGDRRTGPFGLYGISKTSINGLTWRMAQELAEHGIRMNAISTDVTETAQTRYEAEQAAKDHPDRTAEEILRERGEKRPLGRLGQPEDLADAVLWLGSDRADYVVGDIVRVSGGGNLE; encoded by the coding sequence ATGGTAGGGCACACCGAATACGACTACACCGGCGAATCGGCAATCGTCACCGGGTCGACGAAGGGTATCGGCCGGGGCATCGCAGAGGGACTCGCCGACGCCGGGGCGAACGTCGTCGTCAACGGCCGCGACGACCAGGAGGTGGACGCGGTCGCCGACGAACTGGACGACCGCGGAGGCGGAAGCGCTGTCGGCGTCACGGCGGACGTCGGTGACCCGGCGGCGATAGAGCGCCTGGTCGACAGCGCCGTCGACGCCTTCGGAGAGATAGACCTCCTCGTGAACAACGCTGCGACGTGGCCCGAGGAGGAGTCGCTCGTCGAGTCGTCGCTGGACCAGTGGAACCGGACGATGGACGTCAACGTCCGGTCACAGTACTACGCCGCGAAGCTCGTCGCCGAACACATGATAGCCGAGGGCATCGAGGGCTGTATCGTCAACCACACGAGCCAGGCCGGCGACCGCCGCACCGGCCCCTTCGGCCTCTATGGCATCTCGAAGACGTCGATAAACGGCCTGACGTGGCGGATGGCCCAGGAGCTGGCCGAGCACGGCATCCGGATGAACGCCATCTCGACGGACGTGACCGAGACCGCACAGACCCGCTACGAGGCCGAACAGGCGGCGAAGGACCACCCGGACAGGACCGCCGAGGAGATACTCCGCGAGCGGGGAGAGAAGCGCCCCCTCGGCCGCCTCGGGCAACCCGAGGACCTCGCGGACGCGGTGCTGTGGCTGGGAAGCGACAGGGCCGACTACGTCGTCGGCGACATCGTCCGCGTGAGCGGCGGGGGGAACCTGGAGTAG
- a CDS encoding amidohydrolase family protein, whose amino-acid sequence MRVVDTHTHTWGPDTEELPWPAEILPPGWEGAYTAHDLIADMDAAGVEESVMVTTPLYGRGVRANEYTMRSIEAYPDRLWGVGLMDFFGDDPEQVRAALRRVVGHDRMLGVRMHACLAYEEHASELDRTADWILDDTLEPVWAEAAELDTSVFVFPKAQQVSMIETLAGRYPDVQLVVDHMAFPDETTDPDEAPWTDLEALADHDNVAVKVSSLPRSSDQGWPYEDLWGYVRHLADWFGSERLMLGSDYPWMDDWADYEACLSWVEEVPSLSARDYAYMAHRTFESIHEG is encoded by the coding sequence GTGCGGGTCGTCGATACCCACACCCACACCTGGGGCCCGGACACCGAGGAACTGCCCTGGCCGGCGGAGATCCTGCCGCCGGGGTGGGAGGGCGCCTACACCGCCCACGACCTGATAGCCGACATGGACGCCGCCGGCGTCGAGGAGAGCGTCATGGTCACGACGCCGCTGTACGGCCGCGGCGTGCGAGCAAACGAGTACACGATGCGCTCCATCGAGGCCTACCCCGACCGCCTGTGGGGCGTCGGCCTGATGGACTTCTTCGGGGACGACCCCGAGCAGGTCCGTGCGGCCCTCCGTCGCGTCGTCGGCCACGACCGGATGCTCGGCGTCAGGATGCACGCCTGTCTGGCCTACGAGGAGCACGCCTCCGAGCTGGACCGGACGGCCGACTGGATCCTCGACGACACCCTCGAACCGGTCTGGGCGGAGGCCGCCGAGCTGGACACGTCGGTGTTCGTCTTCCCGAAGGCCCAACAGGTGTCGATGATAGAGACGCTCGCGGGCCGCTACCCGGACGTCCAGCTGGTCGTGGACCACATGGCCTTCCCGGACGAGACGACCGACCCCGACGAGGCCCCCTGGACCGACTTGGAGGCGCTCGCCGACCACGACAACGTCGCCGTCAAGGTGAGCTCGCTTCCCCGGTCGAGCGACCAGGGATGGCCCTACGAGGACCTCTGGGGGTACGTCCGCCACCTCGCCGACTGGTTCGGGAGCGAGCGGCTGATGCTCGGGTCGGACTACCCGTGGATGGACGACTGGGCCGACTACGAGGCATGCCTCTCCTGGGTCGAGGAGGTCCCGTCCCTCTCAGCCCGGGACTATGCCTACATGGCCCACCGGACCTTCGAGTCCATCCACGAGGGCTAG
- a CDS encoding enolase C-terminal domain-like protein has translation MTATIERIETVEFSYRLPDVGTPPGGFDVVYDPGNTMERHLFAVRVSCSDGLTGEYVGSNSPGAAQINTVADYLVGKDPLEREHHWSELKRALRKYDRMGIGPLDVALWDYAGKQYDAPIHELLGSYRDRLPAYASTYQGDRSGGLDSPAAYADFAESCLDRGYQGYKVHGWDGDWRDPDLLEATVRAVGERVGDEMDLMVDPACDLDTFAEALQVGRACDDHGYLWYEDPYRDGGISQHGHRKLRQKLETPLLQTEHVRGLESHTDFVANEATDFVRADPEYDAGITGATKIANVAEGFGLDVEFHAPGPAQRHVMAATRNANYYEMALVHPDAPNTTPPVYDGDYRDDIDAVDDAGTVPVPDGPGLGVDYDWDYIEANETGRREYR, from the coding sequence ATGACTGCGACCATCGAGCGCATCGAGACCGTCGAGTTCAGCTACCGGTTGCCCGACGTGGGGACCCCGCCCGGCGGGTTCGACGTCGTCTACGACCCCGGGAACACGATGGAGCGGCACCTCTTTGCCGTACGAGTCTCGTGTAGCGACGGCCTGACCGGCGAGTACGTCGGGAGCAACTCACCCGGCGCCGCCCAGATCAACACCGTCGCGGACTACCTGGTCGGGAAGGACCCGCTCGAGCGGGAACACCACTGGTCGGAACTCAAACGCGCGCTCCGGAAGTACGACCGGATGGGCATCGGCCCGCTCGACGTCGCGCTGTGGGACTACGCCGGCAAGCAGTACGACGCACCCATCCACGAACTGCTGGGGAGCTACCGCGACCGGCTCCCGGCGTACGCCTCGACGTACCAGGGCGACCGGAGCGGCGGCCTGGACTCGCCGGCGGCGTACGCCGATTTCGCCGAGTCGTGTCTGGACCGTGGCTACCAGGGCTACAAAGTCCACGGGTGGGACGGCGACTGGCGCGACCCCGACCTGCTCGAGGCGACAGTCCGGGCCGTCGGGGAGCGCGTCGGCGACGAGATGGACCTCATGGTCGACCCCGCGTGTGACCTCGATACCTTCGCCGAGGCGCTCCAGGTCGGACGGGCCTGTGACGACCACGGGTACCTCTGGTACGAGGACCCGTACCGGGACGGCGGCATCTCCCAGCACGGCCACCGCAAGCTCCGTCAGAAGCTCGAGACGCCGCTTCTCCAGACCGAACACGTCCGTGGCCTCGAGTCACATACGGATTTCGTCGCCAACGAGGCCACGGACTTCGTCCGCGCCGACCCCGAGTACGACGCCGGCATCACCGGGGCGACGAAGATTGCGAACGTCGCGGAAGGGTTCGGCCTTGACGTCGAGTTCCACGCGCCCGGCCCCGCACAGCGCCACGTGATGGCCGCGACTCGCAATGCCAACTACTACGAGATGGCACTGGTCCACCCGGACGCACCGAACACGACGCCGCCCGTCTACGATGGCGACTACCGCGACGACATCGACGCCGTCGACGACGCGGGGACGGTACCCGTGCCCGACGGCCCGGGACTGGGCGTCGACTACGACTGGGACTACATCGAGGCCAACGAGACCGGGCGACGGGAGTACCGCTGA
- a CDS encoding ATP-binding cassette domain-containing protein: MSQATAADVDHIVEMEGITKTYGEVVALSDVTFRLRRNEILALAGDNGAGKSTLIKCLAGAIKPDSGTIRVDGEVVEIANARASKDLGIETTFQDLAIAGNLTVTQNIFLGRESVSGPSGLFGVLNKPAMRKRARELLDDLEIGVDVDEKVSNLSGGERQLVSISRTLLSDPKIVIMDEPTSALSVEGADRVLDLIDRMQEQGISIILISHNLDYIQRASDRIHVLHQGKSAGTIDAEGFDQDEIVKRMVGGMPEGERSEQATDL, from the coding sequence ATGAGCCAGGCGACAGCCGCCGACGTGGACCACATCGTCGAGATGGAGGGCATCACGAAGACGTACGGCGAGGTGGTCGCGCTGTCGGACGTCACGTTCAGACTCCGCCGCAACGAGATTCTCGCGCTGGCCGGCGACAACGGCGCCGGCAAGTCGACGCTCATCAAGTGTCTCGCCGGGGCGATCAAGCCGGATTCGGGGACCATCCGCGTCGACGGCGAGGTGGTCGAGATAGCGAACGCTCGCGCCTCGAAGGACCTGGGCATCGAGACGACGTTCCAGGACCTCGCCATCGCCGGTAACCTCACCGTCACCCAGAACATCTTCCTCGGCCGCGAGTCGGTGTCGGGGCCCTCGGGGCTGTTCGGGGTCCTCAACAAACCGGCGATGCGCAAGCGGGCCCGCGAACTCCTCGACGACCTCGAGATCGGCGTCGACGTCGACGAGAAGGTGTCGAACCTCTCTGGCGGGGAACGACAGCTCGTCAGCATCTCCCGGACGCTCCTGTCGGACCCGAAGATCGTCATCATGGACGAACCGACGAGTGCGCTCTCGGTAGAGGGCGCCGACAGGGTCCTCGACCTCATCGACCGCATGCAGGAACAGGGCATCTCCATCATCCTCATCTCCCACAACCTCGACTACATCCAGCGGGCGTCCGACCGCATCCACGTCCTCCACCAGGGCAAGAGCGCGGGCACCATCGACGCCGAGGGGTTCGACCAGGACGAGATCGTCAAGCGGATGGTCGGCGGAATGCCGGAGGGTGAACGCAGCGAGCAGGCGACGGACCTCTGA